The Halichoerus grypus chromosome 15, mHalGry1.hap1.1, whole genome shotgun sequence genome includes a window with the following:
- the SYCN gene encoding syncollin, protein MSPLCPLLLALALAVVPGVRAACPAAADLKKPDGTRTCARLYDKSDPYYDNCCGGAELSLAPGTDLPFLPSDWTNIASSLVVGPRCEITVWSLRGKGGKTRKFSTGVYPRLEEFRKGLFSDWSNTIASLYCRCPPGPASARSPASASAARTRAPRPLGP, encoded by the coding sequence ATGTCCCCGCTGTGCCCCCTGctgctggccctggccctggcggTCGTCCCCGGCGTCCGAGCGGCCTGCCCCGCGGCCGCGGACCTCAAGAAGCCCGACGGGACGCGCACGTGCGCCAGGCTCTACGACAAGAGCGACCCCTACTACGACAACTGCTGCGGGGGCGCCGAGCTGTCGCTGGCGCCGGGCACCGACCTGCCGTTCCTGCCCTCCGACTGGACGAACATCGCCTCCTCGCTCGTGGTGGGTCCGCGCTGCGAGATCACCGTGTGGTCCCTACGCGGCAAGGGCGGCAAGACGCGCAAGTTCTCGACCGGCGTCTACCCGCGCCTCGAAGAGTTCCGCAAGGGCCTCTTCAGCGACTGGTCCAACACCATCGCGTCGCTCTACTGCAGGTgcccgcccggccccgcctccGCCCGCAGCCCCGCCTCCGCGTCCGCGGCGCGAACCCGGGCCCCCAGGCCCCTCGGCCCCTGA